From Pseudodesulfovibrio nedwellii:
ACTTTACTCGTCGAGTATCCTGATCGTTGACGATAATCCCACCAATATAGCCCTGCTCGAAGATATTCTCGAAGAAGAGGGGTATGATAATTATACCTCCACCACGGACCCGCGCATGGTGGTCGAATTGCATGCAAAGGAAAAATTTGACCTCCTGCTTCTTGATATACGTATGCCGTATATGAACGGGATCGAGGTCATGCTTGCGTTGCGCGATCAGAATCAGTCAGACTACTTGCCTATTTTGGTTCTGACGGCACAGACGGATCAACAGACTCGTCAGCGGGCGCTTGAAGCCGGAGCTAAGGACTTTTTGACCAAGCCGTTTGATCATTGGGAAGTCCTGCTTCGGATTCGCAATATGTTGGTCACAAGACATTATTATAAGCGGCAGGTAGTTCGTGGAGATCTCCTTGAAGAACAGGTGCGGGAACGGACGCGCGCCTTGAGCGAGGCACAGCTTGAGATTGTTCGTCGACTTGGTCGAGCCGGTGAATATCGTGATAATGAAACCGGGGCGCATGTTATACGCATGAGCAAGGTGGCTGAAATTCTGGCGCGGGGTTTGGGTTTGGAAAATGAAATGTGCGAGCGTATTCTTCACGCCAGTCCCATGCATGATGTGGGCAAGATAGCCATACCGGACGCCATCCTGCTCAAGCCGGGGCCACTCGACAAGGCTGAGTGGGAGATCATGAAAGGCCACACGACTTTTGGAAGTGACATCATGGGCGACCATCCGTCAGATGTTATCCTCATGGCGTCGGAGTTGGCCCTGTGTCACCATGAATGGTGGAATGGTAACGGCTACCCCAATGGTCTCAAAGGTGAAAATATCCCGTTGTGCGCCCGAATAGCCACGGTTAGTGACGTCTTTGATGCGTTGATGTCACATCGTCCTTACAAGGAACCGTGGCCTGTGGAGAAAGCAGTAGCCTACATCAAAGAGTCGTCCGGCACGCAGTTTGATCCTACGGTTGTCGAGGTGTTTTTGGACAGCCTTCCGGCAATCATGGCTGTTCGCAAAGAACATCCTGATCCAGAAAAGGGATAAATGTGTGACCGACCACCGTAATAATATGGCAGTCGGTCTCATTTGTAGAAAACTACGCGTATTTTTCGTATGCCCTGACTGCACTCAGAGCGGTCAGCAATGCCTGACGAACCATCGAGTCTGCCCGCATGCTTTCGTCCGGGGTGTGGAGCTTTTCGCCGGATGATCCGAGGCCGTCCAATACGGGGACACCCGCCTCGGAGACGATGTTGGCATCGGACCCGCCGCCCCGGAAGTTGGATTTGACAGACAATCCCAATTCTTTTGCAGCCTGTTCCACTGAATCAAACAGCGCAAGGTTTGCCTCGTTGGGAACCATGGGCGGACGTTCTATCTGAATTTTAAGGGTCGCTGATGTGCCGGAAAGAGTCGGCGAGGTGATGATTTTGTTGATGGCGGACCAGACTTTGTCTCGTCCTTCCATGGTTGTGAATCGTGTTTCAACTCGTGCTTTTGCTGTTGCGGCGACCGTGTTGGGGCCAACGCCACCTTCAATCTGCCCAACGTTCAGGGACGTGCCGGCTTCAGGATCGTTCAATGCTTCAAGCGCGGTGACCATCTGCGCCATTTCCGCAATGGCACTCGCTTTAGGAAAGGCTGCGTTGCCAG
This genomic window contains:
- a CDS encoding HD domain-containing phosphohydrolase translates to MIDKTTLYSSSILIVDDNPTNIALLEDILEEEGYDNYTSTTDPRMVVELHAKEKFDLLLLDIRMPYMNGIEVMLALRDQNQSDYLPILVLTAQTDQQTRQRALEAGAKDFLTKPFDHWEVLLRIRNMLVTRHYYKRQVVRGDLLEEQVRERTRALSEAQLEIVRRLGRAGEYRDNETGAHVIRMSKVAEILARGLGLENEMCERILHASPMHDVGKIAIPDAILLKPGPLDKAEWEIMKGHTTFGSDIMGDHPSDVILMASELALCHHEWWNGNGYPNGLKGENIPLCARIATVSDVFDALMSHRPYKEPWPVEKAVAYIKESSGTQFDPTVVEVFLDSLPAIMAVRKEHPDPEKG